The segment TTGTGTTaaggtcatccactaatcggaagatctgcatgtcgaagtgttCTTGGGCAAGATCCTGAACCCCACATTGAAAAAGTACAATACTTCTCTCTTAAATGCAGTGGAGTTGTAGTATAAAGTAggatgaaattaatttaataaacacAATTGTACTTAAATGAATGTGCCCTCCTCCACTGGTGAAGTATATGacaccacttcctgttttttttaaagaataaatccGAAATCTCACTCTACTTCTGTTTTTGCTCATACCCAATATTTTAACACCAGTCCGTACTTCCTTTTACTTCATTTAGTGCTAAATCgcatttcctgtttctttcaGTTGCAGCTGGCAAGCAGGAAGTGGGTCCTTCCGTGATAGATGGTGACCATGGAGCTGAGATAACCTCTTGTCTTCACCAATCACGGCTCTGGATCTAGTATAACCATGGGAACCTGGCGGGGTCTACGAGTAGCGTTCATCGTGGGGTCTTTGTTTATGATCCTGGTGATCATCGTTTACTGGGATGACGTCAGGGGCTTCAACCTCTACCCGCTGCAGGACCCCAAACACTCTAATTTTTACCCTCAGACGACGACTGCAGACCCTTCACATTCTCCCTCCACCAGCAGAGCCAGGACCACTTCCTCCTCCGTAgtccccaccaccaccagcatATCCAGCACGACACGTGTCCCCGAGGACACAGGAGGAACAGctgaaaaggaggaggagaaagacaagaagaaggGAAAGGAAACacaagagaagaggaaggaggaaacaagggaggatgaggagaaggagACGAGTCGTGCTTCAGTCGACAAGAGGGAGCAGGAGGCGAGGAAGCAGAGCATCATGGATGTGTGTTCAGGAAAGGACACGATGGAATTTCCTGGAAGAACTCGGGCGTTTGAGCAGATCCCCAACAGGGAGCTGGATCACCTGATAGTGGATGACACACACCAGATTATCTACTGCTACGTTCCCAAGGTACAGCtgtcttctgtgtgtgtatttgtgtgggAGGCTGTttagttttctttgtgtgagaaAAATAGCAAGAATGTAAACCACAGTTCTCCATTTTCCCACCAGCAATTTGCAGCCGGTGaatacacacatccacactgaCACACGTTCATAGTCCCTCATCTCGTCTGTCTGAAcatctcactttttctttctttctattattGTTCTCCGTTCAGGTAGCGTGCACCAACTGGAAGAGAGTGATGGTGGTTCTGTCTCAGTCTCTGATCTCGCCCTCCTCAGGAAAACCTTACACTGACCCAGAGGCTGTACCTCCTGACCTCGTACACAACTCCTCTCTGCACCTCACCTTTGCCAAGtatgaaacacatacacattaagTACATATAAATACTCACAGATGTATTGTGGAGTCAAGTAAAGTTGATAATAATTGATCAAAACCATCAAATAGGTTTTGATATAAAGACTTTTAGGCAcggatttaagaaaaaaatcaccccTGAAGAAATGTTTGATTAGCCACCAAAAAAACTTATCTTAATTATTTTCTGGTTATTATTTTAACcttattcatcattttaaccGCTCagtaatattaaatgtaaattctAACTCCCTAAATCCTGTTTCAAATCTTTCTCCACGTTGCCTGAATATAATTCTGGTGGGAGAAatacaaaaatcacattttaagatattaagaactaaaaaaacatgtgaaaaatcCCTCAAAATCTACCATGTGTGTAATTTTATACAATATAAAATCCTCTTCAGGACATTGAAATCCCCAAATTTCCAGATACTGTACTGAGGACATGACTTCTGTACCCTAACAGGactttttcaaaatgaacattttgactTCTCATAGCAGGAAATCACCAAAAGTGACTGTGTGCGGGATTTTTTGATCTTTTCACAATCACAGGGGATGTGAACTTTGTGTGTTACTCGTCATAGTggaaaaagcacagatgttactAATAACACTAACGATGGCTCCATTGTATTTGACAGTGAGTCAGCGTGCACAGTACCAGGattctgaaactgaagcagctaaatgggtTTAATATTTTCAACAGTTGCACAGTTTAGAAAGATGGGAGCGCTTACACaaaatattatcatttttacTTAATGAGTAGCAGAAAGAAGAACATCTATGTATTACATTAAGTCTTTGACAGCACTGGACCAAAATACACGACTGACGCCTATATCAAGACTAATCTCAAACGTTTTTGATTAATAAGAGCACTTTACCCTGTATATTTAGGCAACAGATCCAAAATTAGACAAACTCTCTTTCTTTAGAAAACATAAAGCTTACACACAAACCACATTCCTACAAATACACAGAGAAGCCAAGTCTGaactaaaaatgttttaacagctcagtaaaaaaaacatctggccAACAAATCAACATGCAAAACAGGCAGACcaaaaaatgtgtctaaacaGGAAAACTGGACAGccacaaacacagcacataaCTCACTCCCACAATAATAAGATAGACAAATGAACCCATAAATCGGGGTGTTAAACCAGAGGCATGAGATAACTTAACAATTCTGTAATGAACGTGAGGTTCACTTCTAAAAATTCCAGTTTAACAATTACAAGAAACGTCCCagtaatcatttatttatttaaaacttaaCAAAGCTTAGTTTCTAAAACTCATGCATGTATCTAGAAGGTCTCTGCAGCAGTGtattgtcttttgttttaaCTGCTTTTCAAAGGGAATTATTTAATGAAAAGTTGCATAACACTTCGATATTGAGTTATACTAAAGCTGTGAGTTGAACTATGTGCAAGCGAAAGGAGTTATTTACTGAGTTGACACTTGGAAGAGGAGAGTGGAAACGACAGGCGGAGCTTGGTGCTGCAGTACAGGCAGATCTTTCTCTGCCCCTCGGGAGCTGTCTGTGTTTGGATATGAGTTTCCGATCCAGTGTTATTCCTATCTGCGTCGTTGTACAAGACACATATTTTTCACGTTTTAGACAGATCTGGCTCTGTTCTCGAGTCATTTAGTGAAATGTTTTCACTCCTGTATGAAACTGAACAGACTGAACTAAGCAAACTGAACATACGGATTTTGATCCTGCAAACATCACAATCACAACTGAGGTTGCAATCCAATAACACTAACAGATGATCCTTCATGATTTTTttgcgtatgtgtgtttgtgtttgtgtgtgtttgtgtatgcgtCTATGTGTCTTTTACCAGGTTTTGGCGCCATTATGGTTCTTTGTCCCGCCACCTGATGGCACTCAAGCTCCAGCACTACACCAAGTTTCTGTTTGTACGAGACCCTTTTGTACGTCTCATCTCTGCCTTCAGGAACAAGTTTGGaaggtgtgtgtctgttaatGGATGGGtagaaagagagtgtgtgtgtttgtgtgtttgtgtgctgggTCGAGGCAGAGGAACGTGCTTCACTTTTGATGAAACAGCAGTTCTATGATTCTTAAATTATTAAAGTTTGTGttatctgtgtttgtcttgGATTGTAAGACCCAACGAGGACTTCTACCGGCAGTTTGGTTCAGTCATGCTGCGTCGTTATGGTAACGTGTCTGGGAGTTTGCCAGAAACTGCAGCAGAGGCGTTTGCAGCAGGAATCAAACCGACCTTTCAGCAGTTTATCACGTATCTGCTGGATCCAGAGACTGAGAAGGAGAGTATCTTCAATGAACACTGGCGGCAGGTATCTGTCTCACAAAGGCACATGACACACATGCAAGACTACATTTAAAATTTTGActtcatttataaaatgtaattgAATTTAATGAGATCCCAGATCAAAATCTGTCTCTATTACAGTAAACCCACCAcctctacatttattttcaaaagacCATACTAGTGtaatgaactgaactgaattgaactCTTTATTTACATGAGGTTGCTCCTGTCCCCCTTTAAttccatactacatactactGCTATGAAGTAAACACTCTGTACTAATGTTGACTCtatttttgcagtttgtgtACAAGAAATCTTAATTTCTTTGTGTCAGCTGCAACTAGAGCGACCACAACACTGTTCGAATCTTATGCAGTTTTTTTCAGACTGTGAGCAGCTCTTCCTTTTCTGTCATGTGCTGCATTATGGGGCAATTGCATCCATCAGCAGCACACTCAAAACATTCAGtggtgtgtctgtctgcatgcaGGTATTTTTCAGTATAGACTTAATTGAAGAGAAATCCtatcttcttttatttttatttttattttttcatgttttgtttctgtttttttgtgttatttctgcTTTGTAGATTAGATACAGTGTGTTAGATTAGAAGTTgggacacaccttcccattcacttgaatatatataaatagaGTTGTATATACAGAGGGCGTTAAGGTTAATGATTTGTGGATGTACAGATAATGTAATACAGCATCTAAATGATGGTGATTTCAgagaggtcacacacacacacacacacacacacacacacacacacacacacacacacatactgtggtGTAGACCTGTGGAGCCATAAGAAATTGAAGTCtgttaaagtaataaaaattaGATTAGGTGCACACCGAGGAAGGCAACGTTTGGGTtaataaaacacagaacagaagtAGAGTTGTGCAACCTGTTTTTCATCTATGCTAGTACACAGTACGTACACAcacaatgtacacacacacacacggtagaAACAGTCATGgcagacacacaaaatcacaaatgcacaaacagatgcagttttaaaagtttagaccttgttttttgtgtgtttcaggtttACCGCCTGTGCCATCCATGCCAGGTGAAGTATGACTTCATTGGGCGATTAGAAACCCTGGAAACAGATGCTGAGCACCTGCTGAAGCTTCTGAAAGTGGATCATCTCCTCCGCTTCCCGTCTGGGGCTCGAAACCGAACTGCAGCCAGCTGGGAAAGGGACTGGTTTGCACAGATTCCCATTACAATGAGGAAAGAACTGTATGAGCTGTATAAACCAGACTTTGAGCTGTTTGGTTATCCCAAACCTGACAGCGTGCTCCACCAGTAGATCTAAAAGAGCCAAAGGCCTGGGCGCTGCACTGTGTGTAGAGCCCACACCTCACCTACCTACGCACAGCCAGTATATGCCTTTAAAAGATGTtgctgtctgtttcatttgtttgtgcatACCTCAAACGACAGAAGTGCCTGCCagtattattttattctgtGCTTCAACCTGTCTCTGTTTGTCATCCTTTCATTTCTGAAGCACACTCATGTACAAGGTACTTAATCACAGTCTCTTTGCCTCAtgttaaagcactttgagcagTATTTTGACAAGTCATGGGGGAAGGACTGGAGCTAAGTGTTGGCTGACATTTCTGAAGGGACATATTTTgcagaggaataaaatgtttttataagtgtttgactttctttttctgactttactgttgttttaatcaatggtggaagaagtaaagaagtattcagataatTTTTTTGAAGTAAAAGAAGTTGCAataccaaaatgtaaaagaagTCCATTTCAAACAGAAGTCCTTcattcaaaattttatttaaagggaCATtgcaccaattttacacatgaaagtCAGTTTACTAGTCGTTGGGAGAACTATTCAGTGtgtgaaaacaacaatatttaaTAGAAAGCCTACATTACAAACTGAAAAGACACAAGACAAAGGCATTTATCAGGCTGGAAGGGTTTAAAGAAAAATGGCTACTAGTTGCATGATGGGATACGTATGATAGTGTTTCTTGAGCTTGACTAGGGACTAAAAGATAGAATATCCATATAACTTTATAGAACTCTAATACTTAATTGTTTTAAGTAGAAATACGTGTCCTGCCCTCTCTCCACTTCCTCTGTCTGATAAAGGGAAGAAGTACAACAGTATTTTCACCAAAATCATAATGAAACTAAAAGTGctttaataacatagaacacaacataaagaaaacagtaataagagttaagatagAAAAAGCCTTCCTATATGAATAAACCATCTAATAATCCacatttgagtaaatgtaccaTAATTgacgtggtgtgtgtgtgtgtatgtggcagATAATGACGTTCTCCACCACTTTCTATTGCACAAAACATCGTTCTTGTTGCAATCACAACTGCCCTGCTGTCTGTTTCCACGTGGTTCCAGGCGTTTCTTTACTCCTCCCACTTCTGCCCCTCATCCGCCATCTTATTGGCTGAGCCTCCTGTCACTCAAAGCCTAGCGCGGGAGCAGCCCCGCCCTCTGCTGCTTGACAGCCTGTTTTTTGACGTCACCGGTTCCGTCCCAACACGGAAATATGGAATAGCGACAAGAACGGTTTGCGTTGCTGTTGTTATGGATTTAAAGCGGCAACGGTAGTTTAACGTTTACCGCGTTTGTCCGCCGCTCCTCGGGCTTTAACGACGTCAAACGGCCGGTGTTAACCGTCTGACAGATGGACGGCCGCGCTGGAAATGGACAGAGAGTTCGACCTCTGTTGTTAGTTCAATAGCTTCAGTCCTCCGTTTGTTCACAGCCATGAAACAAAGTGTTTTGGGGGTCATGGGGGCTCTGGGTCGGCTGCTGCTGTCTCTTCTCCTGCTGTCCTGGGAGGGCAAACTATTTCaggtgaacttttttttttttttttttttttttttaacttgttgcCGTTtcggttgttgttgttgttaatatgTTTGCGTCTTCAGCTATTTATGCGCAGTTGAGACAACAACTGCCTTCCCACTGCGCTTCTGTGTCTATTTCAGGCTCGGAAGTTGCCATGACATGATAGCATGTTGAAAGTGTTCAGTTAGCTGGCTGGGTAACGTTAGTCCAAATTGCCCGAAGAAAGttaatacagtgtgtgtgtgtgtgtatgtgtgtgtgtgtgtctgcctcgCTTTCCTTTTGGGGACGCAAAGAAAGTCCCCACgagggttatgttaaggttaggttagggttagggttagaccAGTAGTGGTTatgggttaaggttaggataagtctccggaaaattaatgtaagtcaatgtaatgtcctctgaagtgactctgtgtgtgtgtttgtgtgtgtgtaaatgcctCCGAGCACATCTTGTTTGCCTTTACCTCAGTCTGTGTTACCAGTTACCAAGCCTTGGTGGGTAAATAAGGGAGcggtgaacacacacacacgcacgtacacactgagacaaacacacacaacttctCAGCACACGGTTTGTAATCTTGGGAAGGAGGAGGGACAATAAGGATATCCTGCTACATGAAGGAACACGGTGTAATTATTAGAGCAGAAATGTACTGCGGGGCTGGACTGTCAACTCCAGCCAGGCAGATGTgacacacccactcacacacccactttctctctcttacacacacacacacacagacacacacacacacacatgctgtgcTAAAATCTCTGATACATGACACTGTGACTGAACAGTGTCAGACAGCTGGTCtaaagtttctctctctctctgttttaggTTGGAGGAGTCAGATCAGTCACTCTCCCAGAATCCCTCCTGTTCGTCTCGACGCTGGACGGCAGTCTGCATGCCGTCTCTAAACAGTCAGGAGACATCAAATGGACCCTACGAGAaggtttatatatatacactttgACATTATAtcctatttttatttaatttcaaaaagtttttttcatataatttctGTCCTGTTTGTTTCAGACCCCATTATTCAAGTACCTGTCTACCTCACAGAGTAagtaacacatacacattcactcATGCACACTACATTTAGATTTCTTGACTTATTTTTGGATCAGATAGTTTCCTGctttaaatcataattttgtagggctgcaactaacgattattttcattattgattaatctgtcaattattttctcgattaatcgtttagCCGTttcgtctataaaatgtcaatagaaggtgaaacatgttgattactgtttcccaaagctcaaggtgacatcctcacatgtctttttttgtcccgAACAACAGTCAgcaacccaaatatattccatttgttattcacatttaagaatctggaaccagagaattttgacgttttttgttaaaaaaaattactcaaaacaatgaattgatcatcaaaataatagatttattttctgtcaatcaactagttgttgcagctctaattttgctaatttttgtattttattcaggTCACATTCTTGCATGGCTGTTTTGTGTTTAGACAAcattttggggcattttatgcGCAAAATAGTAAATTTTATTTCCTGGAATCGAACCACTGATGTTGCGGATATATAGCACACGTCTTAACCAGTAGGTTATTGTTGTGTGCCTAGACAACACTTAACATCTGAGAAGTTTGActccttttttaaataaaaacaagtttttgtAGCAAACAAGTCAAGGTAAGGTATTGAAAAAGTATTAGTACTGATATTCGGGTATAATATTGACAACAGgcttaaaaatgttcaaatgacacccatacacacacctaATCTAATTAATGTATGTATTAtggggtttttgtttgttttgttgtaggCCAGGTTTTCTTCCAGACCCCAACGATGGCAGTTTGTATGTACTTGGTGGAAAGCACAAGGAAGGCCTGATGGTGAggaatacagtgtgtgtgtgcgtgtgtgtgtgcgtgtgtgtgtgcgtgtgtgtgtgcgtgtgtgtgtg is part of the Thunnus albacares chromosome 3, fThuAlb1.1, whole genome shotgun sequence genome and harbors:
- the LOC122979732 gene encoding carbohydrate sulfotransferase 12-like isoform X1, which produces MGTWRGLRVAFIVGSLFMILVIIVYWDDVRGFNLYPLQDPKHSNFYPQTTTADPSHSPSTSRARTTSSSVVPTTTSISSTTRVPEDTGGTAEKEEEKDKKKGKETQEKRKEETREDEEKETSRASVDKREQEARKQSIMDVCSGKDTMEFPGRTRAFEQIPNRELDHLIVDDTHQIIYCYVPKVACTNWKRVMVVLSQSLISPSSGKPYTDPEAVPPDLVHNSSLHLTFAKFWRHYGSLSRHLMALKLQHYTKFLFVRDPFVRLISAFRNKFGRPNEDFYRQFGSVMLRRYGNVSGSLPETAAEAFAAGIKPTFQQFITYLLDPETEKESIFNEHWRQVYRLCHPCQVKYDFIGRLETLETDAEHLLKLLKVDHLLRFPSGARNRTAASWERDWFAQIPITMRKELYELYKPDFELFGYPKPDSVLHQ
- the LOC122979732 gene encoding carbohydrate sulfotransferase 12-like isoform X2; the protein is MGTWRGLRVAFIVGSLFMILVIIVYWDDVRGFNLYPLQDPKHSNFYPQTTTADPSHSPSTSRARTTSSSVVPTTTSISSTTRVPEDTGGTAEKEEEKDKKKGKETQEKRKEETREDEEKETSRASVDKREQEARKQSIMDVCSGKDTMEFPGRTRAFEQIPNRELDHLIVDDTHQIIYCYVPKVACTNWKRVMVVLSQSLISPSSGKPYTDPEAVPPDLVHNSSLHLTFAKPNEDFYRQFGSVMLRRYGNVSGSLPETAAEAFAAGIKPTFQQFITYLLDPETEKESIFNEHWRQVYRLCHPCQVKYDFIGRLETLETDAEHLLKLLKVDHLLRFPSGARNRTAASWERDWFAQIPITMRKELYELYKPDFELFGYPKPDSVLHQ